One Candida dubliniensis CD36 chromosome 1, complete sequence genomic region harbors:
- a CDS encoding import inner membrane translocase subunit, mitochondrial precursor, putative (Similar to S. cerevisiae TIM21;~Similar to C. albicans TIM21) — protein sequence MIQRATGIGLRMLRSNIGSGFGSGFGSIRSIILPILSIKPTYINSQLNSSKLLLINFHHHHHNYSTKTAPPPPPPPPPTGDKNAKGKKILNRISRAFTFSLSTLLVIGAGGISILVVSLILSELFLPTGDTRTFNKAVKLIEKNQQAQKILEFSSGERLKAYGINSSSSSEKWIRNRSIQSIKFKKKIDNKDHLLMKFQVESNNGKYGIVSLEQIDNSMWNTEFEYISLDVPGYKRIYIIEPPKNQLIPKIGGGSGFLGLNWGPKKD from the coding sequence ATGATTCAACGAGCCACAGGTATTGGATTAAGAATGCTAAGATCAAATATTGGTTCTGGTTTTGGTTCTGGTTTTGGTTCAATTAGATCAATTATACTTCCAATATTATCCATTAAACCAACATACATCAATTCCCAACTTAATTCTTCTaaactattattaataaactttcatcatcatcatcataattatTCTACCAAGAcagcaccaccacctccacctcctccaccaccaacagGAGATAAAAATGCTAAAGGGAAGAAAATTCTTAATAGAATAAGTAGAGCATTtacattttctttatctaCTTTATTAGTTATTGGAGCTGGAGGAATTTCCATATTAGTTgtatcattaatattatcagAATTATTTTTACCAACTGGAGATACTAGAACATTTAATAAAGCagttaaattaattgaaaaaaatcaacaagctcaaaaaattcttgaattttCATCTGGTGAAAGATTAAAAGCTTATGgaattaattcatcatcatcatcagaaaAATGGATTCGTAATCGATCAATTCAAagtattaaatttaaaaaaaaaatcgaTAATAAAgatcatttattaatgaaatttcaagttgaatcaaataatggGAAATATGGAATTGTTTCATTagaacaaattgataattcaatgTGGAATActgaatttgaatatatttcaTTAGATGTACCTGGTTATAAACgaatttatattattgaaccaccaaaaaatcaattgattccaAAAATTGGTGGAGGTTCAGGATTTTTAGGACTTAATTGGGGTCCTAAAAAAGATTAA
- a CDS encoding pH-regulated cell-wall GPI-anchored 1,3-beta-glucanosyltransferase, putative (Similar to S. cerevisiae GAS2;~Similar to Pneumocystis carinii PHR1;~Similar to Candida dubliniensis PHR2) encodes MITLSIWLFLITIIFQLVVISSNVTTISETSTTTSTTTTTIVDNEDDIDNSLEEPQIETIKVIGNKFFECESGNQFFIKGIAYQKTRQEGEIYDTNKEPNYIDPLANPFTCLRDLDYLKELGINLVRVYQIHPNANHDICMNAFAKAGIYVLADLSEPTLSIRRDYPHWDTELFNRYKQVIDSMNKYKNLLGFFAGNEVTNCQLNIDASPFVRAAIRDCKNYINQQGYRKIPIGYASNDDANIRKNLANYFICQLDEDEDKNNDNINNINNSQADFFAINVYEWCGYSTYTTSGYRDLTTTFKDYPIPIFFSEFGCNIITPRPFTEVEAIYGNTMNKIWSGGIVYEYFEEINHYGILLTKKDGSITKLPDFDTLKMRFNAVNPIGITIDEATIYEPRISCQDIFGDSSSSSSSSLSSSSSWDVALTLPPTPNEAKCECLWKSLSCVVSDDAIFDEEVALRELCFKVDCEDINANGRSGKYGRYSDCNPTIRTSYALNKYYQQCGKKQEICDFQGRGELFPNRDLEDLGNKFSNDGKNCQSLLEGKEEEEEEGEEVVKPGLPGSNKGKEIGNIPKGKSKGKGKGKLIEEGETEEQEQEEEGKKSKSKSNKTPSGKTPLENPSKTSESIAGGNTIIFKNDSIWKTFIEILFTCSAAILI; translated from the coding sequence atgataacattatcaatttggttattcttaataacaataatctTCCAATTAGTAGTCATAAGTTCAAATGTAACCACTATTTCAgaaacatcaacaacaacatcaacaacaacaacaacaattgttgataacGAAGAcgatattgataattctttaGAGGAACCACAAATTGAAACTATAAAAGttattggtaataaattttttgaatgtGAATCAggaaatcaatttttcattaaagGTATAGCTTATCAAAAAACTCGACAAGAAGGAGAAATTTATGATACCAATAAAGAACCTAATTATATTGATCCATTAGCTAATCCATTTACATGTTTAAGAGATTTAgattatttaaaagaattaggAATTAATCTTGTTCGagtttatcaaattcatccTAATGCTAATCATGATATTTGTATGAATGCATTTGCTAAAGCAGGAATTTATGTATTAGCTGATCTTTCTGAACcaacattatcaattaGAAGAGATTATCCTCATTGGGATACTGAATTATTTAATCGATATAAACAAGTTATTGATTCTatgaataaatataaaaatttattaggATTTTTCGCTGGTAATGAAGTTACAAATTgtcaattaaatattgatgCTTCACCATTTGTTAGAGCAGCAATTCGTGATTGtaaaaattatattaatCAACAAGGTTATAGAAAAATCCCAATTGGTTATGCTTCAAATGATGATGCTAatataagaaaaaatcttgccaattattttatttgtcaattagatgaagatgaagataaaaataatgataatataaataatataaataatagtCAAGCAGATTTTTTTGCTATTAATGTTTATGAATGGTGTGGATATTCAACTTATACTACTTCAGGATATAGAGATTTAACTACAACATTTAAAGATTatccaattccaatttttttcagtgAATTTGGTTGTAATATAATTACTCCAAGACCTTTTACTGAAGTTGAAGCTATTTATGGTAATACTATGAATAAAATTTGGTCAGGAGGTATTGTTTATGaatattttgaagaaattaatcaTTATGGAATTTTATTAACTAAAAAAGATGGTCTGATTACAAAATTACCCGATTTTGATACTTTAAAAATGAGATTTAATGCGGTTAATCCAATTGGTATTACTATAGATGAAGCCACCATATATGAACCAAGAATATCATGTCAAGATATTTTTGgtgattcttcttcttcttcatcttcttctttatcttcatcttcatcttggGATGTGGCATTAACATTACCTCCAACTCCTAATGAAGCTAAATGTGAATGTTTATGGAAATCATTATCTTGTGTTGTATCTGATGATGCAatatttgatgaagaagtaGCATTAAGAGAATTATGTTTTAAAGTTGATTGTGAAGATATTAATGCTAATGGTAGATCAGGAAAATATGGTCGTTATTCTGATTGTAATCCAACTATTCGTACTTCTTATgctttaaataaatattatcaacaatgtGGTAAAAAGCAAGAAATTTGTGATTTTCAAGGTCGAGGTGAATTATTTCCAAATAGAGATTTAGAAGATTTAGGGAATAAATTCTCTAATGATGGGAAAAATTGTCAAAGTTTACTTGAAggtaaagaagaagaagaagaagaaggagaagaaGTAGTAAAACCTGGTTTACCAGGTTCTAATAAAGGTAAAGAAATAGGCAATATTCCTAAAGGTAAAAGTAAAGGTAAAGGTAAAGggaaattaattgaagaaggAGAAACTGaggaacaagaacaagaagaggaaggtaaaaaatcaaaatcaaaatcaaataaaactCCTTCTGGTAAAACTCCTTTAGAAAATCCTTCTAAAACTTCAGAACTGATTGCTGGTGGTAAtacaattattttcaaaaatgatAGTATTTGGAAAACAttcattgaaattttatttaCATGTTCTGCTGctatattgatttaa
- a CDS encoding GTP-binding protein, putative (Similar to S. cerevisiae CIN4;~Similar to C. albicans CIN4): protein MGLLTIIKKQKLKDNEIRILTLGLDNSGKTTIIKKMLNQDITTISPTMGFQINTLIYNNQYTLNIWDIGGQTSLRLFWGNYFDKTNVVIWVIDGLSLERLNESYQELKQKIILQDRLIGIYLMIIINKIDLIISKSDLSNLKEKVIDLLQLNNHISQRNKWQVELVSGKTGQGIDKVLQWIVTREY, encoded by the coding sequence ATGGGATTActtacaattattaaaaaacaaaaattaaaagataaTGAAATAAGAATATTAACATTAGGATTAGATAATTCTGGTAAAACCaccattattaaaaaaatgttaaatCAAGATATTACAACAATATCTCCTACCATGggatttcaaatcaatacattaatttataataatcaatatacATTAAATATTTGGGATATTGGAGGTCAAACTAGTTTACGATTATTTTGGGgtaattattttgataaaactAATGTTGTTATATGGGTTATTGATGGATTAAGTTTAGAAAGATTAAATGAATCttatcaagaattaaaacaaaaaataattttacAAGATCGATTAATTGGaatatatttaatgataataattaataaaattgatttaataatatcaaaactggatttatcaaatttaaaagaaaaagttattgatttattacaattaaataatcataTATCACAACGAAATAAATGGCAAGTGGAATTAGTTAGTGGGAAAACTGGTCAAGGTATAGATAAAGTATTACAATGGATTGTTACCAGAGAATATTGA